aatCTAATACActtaataacctatactaaccttataaacctatactaacctaagagtgtgtgtgtgtgtgtgtgtgtgtgtgtgtgtgtgtgtgtgtgtgtgtgtgtgtgtgtgtgtgtgtgtgtgtgtgtgtgtgtatgttgaggACAGGGACAGGCAATCTTTGCTGTCTTTTCCATGTGAAGGGGGTTTTCTTGCACAGAACTGTAGACGAACGACCCTTCGCTTAGTTTCTGAACGTACTTTTGTTATGATGTTGTTTCAGGTCTTGGAGGGCAAGCCTATCTTTGTGGATTGCTATGGCAATCTGACTCCCCTAACCAAGAGTGGACAGCAGTTGATTTTCAACTTCTACTCCTTCAAGGAAAACCGTCTTCCATTTAACGTGAAGGTACCACCTTGTATTCTCTCATATCTTGTACTGGATGTAAAAGGAATCCAGAAACTGTCTTTCATTTATGGAGTCACGCCAATGAACTATGGTCCCTCAAACATGCTGAATTAGCGATACTAAAAATAGGATACCAATAAATAAACTCAGTCacaaatgtttgtgtttttgtaaatgaTGCATAATGAATCATCTTTTTAGGTCAGAGACATGGGCCAAGAACCCTGCGGGCGACTTTCCTTCCTGAATGAGCCGAAATCCACTAAAGGTCTTGCACAGACCGCCATATGCAATTTGAATATCACACTGCCAGCTCATAAGAAGGTAGGATCCATATTTGAATGGTGTTCCCTCAAGTCCATGTCATGTCATCTTCATGTAAATGAATGGGTTTGACAAGAGAGATGTTGAAGTCAGGAAGACAAGTTTAAACTTCTACTTACTTTAGAAAAGCTGCTACCTGTGTCTTTTATTTGTACTGTCCGAAACCAATGACATGTTCCTTCCAAACACGCATTCAGTCCGAATTGTATCGTACCCATTTACTTTAGCGTACTACAACATTACATTGGcacttttctttgttttgattTGGGGGAGGGTTTTCTGTGCAATTTCCACGAACAGTTTTTGTGAAGAAACTCCATAGAATGTAGAGTTGCTGTTCGCTGTGCTATCCTGCTGGGCATTCGGATTTTCGTTGACACAATTCCATGGCTTTTCCCAAGCCCATGTGGTTTTAGCTCAACTGCACCATTCTCATTTCCTGGTTTTTATTTCCACCCCACCAACTGCCCATCCCACCATCTTTCTCCTCTACCGCAATGCATCATGGGAACCACCAGGACATGGAGTCTGATCCTGACGATGAGGTAAACAGATGACTCTTCATCATGGCATGCACTGCTTCCttaatgttgttgtttctgTTGCTTTAATCGCGAACCCCAGCAGCTACAGACTAATCATCTTGCATGGTGATGGatcttttattttaatttttttcgtATTTTAAATTGTCAGTGTAGCTAACTGCTGTGAGTAGCTAAACTATTGGTGACAAGACGCGTCACGTTGCATGACGTCAAGGTGACGGTTTTTCCCGGATTTACGGTTGTCATTACTATTGACCCCATCCCAAGCCTAGTGGAGCGATGTGTCTGACACACCCCGGCTGGTTTTTCCATCTATATCTTTCGTTCCATATGTGTTCAGTGGGCCAGTAGTAAACTCCATCCCTTCTCCACACTATTTTAAGACGGATCTGGTGACAAAACTCATCTGTAAAACTCACAACAGCTCATGGACTTCTTATTGGAGTAGGCTACTCACGCATTGCATGTGTTGCTCTATATACAAAGTTGTGAAACAGCTACCAAGGCACCAAGATCCCACGGCGACTCAGACATGTGCATGAATATAGAATCTCCTGACTTCACAGTACTGTCATACGCAGTGCTACagacaataggtgtgttcgacttcacaCAGCACCggatgccattggctgcttcaagtcagccgggctgcaggcggctgtaggcgacgccggcgctgcatgaagtcgaacgcacctaatatgTCGACCTGAAAACATGGACGCAGAGATTTTCGCATAAATTAACCAGCCGTTGACCACAATGCACGAGGCATCTTAAACGTTTTTCAAAAGCACAAAATAAAACAGTCGAGTGGAAGTTATAGAGATATAGCACACACAACCTCAGCATTTCTAGGACCATCTAgcctatatttatttatgttttatacatcttttgttgttttttgtttgttacagACTGAAAAGCCAGATCGACGTCATACCTTTGCCTCCTTAGCTTTGCGTAAGCGCTACAGCTATCTGACCGACCCTGCGGCGAGTGAGTCTAACACTTTCACTTTCATGAATACATCAATTGGTTCGAGATGTCAATAAAGTTTATCAGTCATATCCGATGTAGCTTTGTACAGTGTTTAACTCATACATCCATAGCGTAGATGTACATACATGAGAACACTGTGTATTTTCACCATGAACACGTCATTATTCAAACTCGTCCAGAACGACGCACCTGCATGGTTTAGTGCCTAAGCTCCGCCCACCTTCCCCCATTTTCAAGTCTTTCAAATGTCGTCGTTTCTTTGTCcactgtgtttttgttgtgtcaTTGTACACGTGTcgacccaaacacagctctcATTGCGACATTTATATGTTTCCAAACGCATCTTAAATAAAGTTGTTTTGGatggtttatttgttttttatttttatgtcaaGTTCTTCTCGCTCTTATTGGCTTTGTGCTTTTGTTTCAAGGAGATAATGAGTTTGCTGGATGTACTGTACTCCACTGTAACACTGCTCTTGTTGAAAATCGAACCTGTATTTGTACCTAAATTAAAGTCAATAGGATTTTGGGGGAATTTTTTCGTTCAAAAATACACCGGAACATAacataaaatattaaataaccaAACATGTAAAAGGCACTGTAGCAGAGAGGCAAATGGATGAAGCACATCATAAGTCAATAGAATGATTGGTCGTTGTTTTGGTGCTTGTGCCATTTTTCCCTTCTCCATCATTAATTCAAGCATTTCTGTTGCTGCATTATGCTTCATTTTGTGTCATCTGGTACCTTCTCAATCGTGTGACAGATCATCGACCTTCAACCATCACATCGCCATATCATCCACGTGTAGATAGTTACTACCTCTCACAACTTCACCAGTGTATAATCTTACTGCTTTGATGAATGTTGTACTAACTgactcaactctctctctctttctggtttttctgtttctcttccgTTACTTTACGTTTAAATTTATGTTAAATTTGCTTATCCAAGAAACAACTGATCGGAGTTCGCCGAGAACACAGCCTACTGGCTACGCTTACAAACCTGTCTTTTCAACGCGATCTTATCAGGCGTGGTCGGCTGTTCCTGTCGCCGTCCCTGGGCAAGCCAGGTCTGGGTTCGGTTCCCCCACCAGCTCTTCATCCAACACGCCCTCTGCCTCTCCACTGAAGTCCGTCTGGTCCATTACCTCAGCCTCGCCCATCAAATCCAACTTGGGAGGATCCCCGGCCAAGTCAGTTAGCGACATAGCCTCTCCCATCCGGTCCTACAGAACCATCTCATCCCCCATCAAGACTGtagttcagcaggcccagtacCCAGTTCAGGTCAACCCCACCCTCCTGTATTCACCTGGCAAAAGTGCCCCAGATCCCGTGTCGGTAAAGGGCCTGGCAGCGCTGTCGGCTAGGACCTCTCCTATCACCACCGGAGGGGGAGCGGCTCTACTGGAGAGATCGTCCATCGCCATGACCCCGCCTGCCTCCCCCAAGTCCTCCCTGAACATGTACAACTCCACTCTGCCATACAAAGCTGTCATAGTAGGCTCTGGTGcagcctccaactcctcctcttcccccataAAAACGGTCCCAGGCCTCTCCTCGGTACGCTCCGGAGCAGAGCCCTCAAGCCCCTCGAGGGGTctgttttcctccctctcctcacccattAAGTCCAACCCGCCCCCCAGCGCCGCAGCTTTGATAAACGGAACGGTTTCCCCCACAAAGTaccgctcctcctccccaacATCTCTGCTCCCCAGCAGCCTCCAGGAGCGGATACAAGCCACCACCAACGCGGCCACCACCAGCGTAAACGCGGCCTTCGAGGAGGTCGAGAAAACGTTCAACTCCTGCTCCGCGGGGTACGGGACTCTCaagtccttgtcctcctccgcctcctcgtcctacCAGTCCATGAGATCTTCCGCCTCCAGTTCCCTCTACGCCTCTCTGAGGTCGCCCCCCAACTCCACAACCACCGTCACATCCAGCACCATGACTGTGCCGGTCTACTCAGTTATGAATGTGCTGCCAGAGCCCCAGTTTAAAAAGCTCCCTGAGGTCTCTAAGTCAGCAGCTGCCCTCTTATCCCCCCGGAAGACAGCCCTCCCTGAGGCTAACGTTCAAGCGCAGTCGTCCTTTGCCAGAACTCTCTCACCCGTCAAATCCCCCTTGTTTATGTCCCCAGCTGCCCTCAAATCCACCACATCTTCCCCACTGTCGTCCAGCCAAGAAATACTAAAAGACGTGGCAGAGATGAAAGAGGACTTGATACGTATGTCGGCCATCTTGCAAACAGAAACAAATTCTGCCTCAAAAGGCTTCCAGTCAGACTCGCCCAAAGAGGCAAAAATAGAGGATGAGGAGCCATTTAGGATCGTAGAGAAGGTGAAACAGGATTTAGTGAAAGTGAGTGAGATACTGACTAAGGATACAGTCAAGGATGGCAAGGCAGCCCTCACCAAGTCTGCCCTGGAGGAGGCACAGTTCTCAAGAGTGCCAGCAGATCCGCCCGCTAGCAACTGGAGTTATCCTCCGAGATACGAAACCGTAGTACCGCAAATTAAAGCAAAGACTCTACCAGACAGAGAATTTAGTCTAGGAAAAGATTTAAAGCTTAGAAgtgaggagggtaggagagacgGAGAAGAAAAACAGAAACGAGTGTTGAAACCTGCCGTTGCCGTGCAGGAACACAAGCTCAAAATGCCACCTATCAACATGCGCTCCTCTGCTTCAGAAAAGGAGCTCTGTAAACTGGCAGACGTGCTGTTCGGGCCCGATGTCGTCCTAGACTCCCCAGACGACATCTTGCACGATCAGGACAAAagccctctctctgacagcGGGTTCGAGACCAGGAGTGAAAGAACCCCTTCTGCCCCTCAAAGTGCAGAAGGCATGGGCCCAAAAGCACTCTTCCAAGACATTCCACCAGTTATCACTGAGACTAGGACTGAGGTAGTCCATGTCATTAGGAGCTATGAGTCCCCAGAGGACAACAAACAGCCAGGGATAGAAGATTCCAGGGCAGTTAGGTACATAGATTCAGAGCCTAAAGGGCATCTGAACCTGAACGCATCCACACCCGATCAAAACAAATGCTTTCAAATTAAAGTCAGTCCCGAGGAGGACAACATGGGCAAAGGCATGCGAGTGAAAGAGGAAACTCACATCACCACCACGACACGCATGGTCTACCACAAACCCCCTAGCAAAGAGGCAATGTCAGAGAGGTGTGAGGAAACCATGTCCGTTCATGACATCATGAAAGCGTTCCAGTCAGGTAGGGACCCCTCCCGAGAACTCGCCGGACTGTTTGAACACAAAGGAGGAAACGAGGAATCCTCCCAAAGGGTCCTCGAGGACATGAACTCAAAACCCAAAGTTGAAAGGATAATCGAAGTACACATCGAAAAGGGAAATAAAACAGAACCGACCGAAGTCATCATCCGGGAGACGAGTAATCACCCGGAGAAAGAGATGTACATCTACCAAGGAAACGGCGGTGGGATGAGGGAGCTGACTCACAGAGGGGACTTGGACTGTAGCCCCCGGCATGAACACGAGGAGCCCGAGGAGTCACTGCCCTGTTACCTTGAGTCCTCCAGagtacacacacccatgtcacAGGAAGAGGACAGCCGGCCCAGCTCCGCACAACTCATGGCTGACGACTCCTACAAAACTCTCCGGCTCCTGAGCCAGCAGTCTGTAGAGTACAACGACGACGAATCGTCGGAGCTCCGGGGAGAATCGTACAACTTTGCGGAGAAGATGCTCCTCTCTGAGCAGCTGGAGTCATCTCACTCTGACACAGAGGAGTACCTGAGAGACAGGTCTCGTTTCCACTCCCCAGATAGGAGCAGTCATAGTGAGTGTAGGTCCGGCGGGCCCAGGACAGAGTACGTGTTGAGGTCATCAAAGAACGTGTCAGACAAATCCGGCAGAATGTCCAATTCAGATGATAACTATGACAAGTTAACGCTGTTACAATATTCTTCGGAGCCAGGTAGTCCAAAACAATCGGTTTGGATGCGGGTCACAGATGACAGACAGGCTAAGAACAGAGAGAAGATAATTTACGAAGACAGGGTAGACAGGACAGTCAAAGAGGCGGAGGAGAAGTTGAGTGAGGTGTCTCAGTTTTTCCGTGATAAGACCGAGAAACTTAACGACGAGCTGTCCTCACCTGAGAAGAAATCTCGCAGGCCGGACTTCCGGGAAACACGTTCTGGTCCTAGCTCTACTCACAGCAGTCCTGAAAGATCAACTTATAGGAACAGTGGCGAGGACTGGAGCAGAGACAGGTTTAGAGACAGGTTTGGCACAAACGATAGGAAATGTGCCAGCTTACCCAGCAGCCCAGAGAGGAGAGTCCTGCTGCAATACGATGATAGCGACAAAAGCAAACAGGGAGATAGCACCTCACAGGGAAGCACAGGTGAGGCCCCTAAACCTTTTCAAATGTCATCCTCTAAAGTCAGTGCTGTGAGGCTCAAATTTGAGCAAGAGGCTCAGAAACAAGACATTAACCCAAAATGGGGGCAAAATTCAAACCCCCCTGTGAGAAAACTGCAGGAAAGTAAACTTCCGGTGTACCAGGTTTTTGCTGGCTCAAACCTTCCCCAAACGCCAGACAGCCCAGGAATCCAGAGGAGAGGTTTAGACAGTGACTCTAGAGGACAGACTCCCAGTGGTAATAGGTACATGTCATCCTCCCCTAAGCATACTACGAATGGAAAGGAACAGGAAGAGATAAATATATTAAAGACTTGGGAGAGTCAGGGAAATGGGAACTACAAATCCCAACCGACAAAGCTATCTCACATCCTAGTTCCTGATACAGTAAAGGAAGGAAATGGTGCTGAATCACTGAGGGAGCAGTGTTTCAAAGAAGGGATGTCCAGTAAAGAGGAGACCACCCAGAAAATTATATACACTGAGCTGGTGGTCCGAGAAAGCCCAAGTAGTTCTGATGGACGCAATGTTAGTCTaaaaaaaaactcggaatcacaAATTCCTGTTAGAATTCCCTCTGGTTTCTTAGAGAATCATCAGTCCACCTCATTAAAGCTAGATCCCTCTGTTAAACTGGGCGATAGGGCAGGGTCACATATACCTACTTTAGCTAGAAATAGGTTACACAGTGGCTCCGAAGCCATCAAATCTACTAATGTGTCATCCATAGGAAAATCCGCAGATTCATTAAGTAGTGTAGTGTGTAATGGTGTTGATAGCGACCAAGTAGAGTACTTGGACCAAGTAACTCCAGTTGTTGTGACCGAGGGTTTCAAAGACATTAAGCCGTTGCCAGTTTATGTTAGCATCCAAGTAGGCAAGCAGTATGAAAAAGAGACCGCCACTGGGCAGCTTGGAACCTACAAGAAGATAGTGAGTCATGAGAGCAGGACAGTACACGAGACTCGGGGGGGGTTCCACTCTGTCAAACAACAGCCAGCGTCTCCTCACGGTAGTCCAGAGGACGACACACTAGAGCAGGTGACGTTCATGGACAGCTCTGGCAAAAGCCCCGTCACTCCAGAGACTCCCAGCTCAGAGGAAGTGAGCCTGGCCTCCAGGACGCCAGACTCTGTCATAGGGTTCATGCCCGGTATGCCAAGCCCGATCCCCGAAGAGTCAGAGGAAGAGGACGGAAAGACCTTCATATACAAGGAGTCTCCCCAGGAGAAAGCCAAGCCGGTCTCATCAGAACCCCCAAATAAAAAACAGGAGGCGGGGCAACGAACCAAAGAGAAAAGGGTGGCATACATCGagttccctccacctccacccctcgaAGCGGAGCATTCCGACCCTGAGAAGAGGGGGTCGTGCGCTTCCTCAGAGGCCGAGACGGAGATGATGGAGGTGAACCTTCAAGAGGAGCATGACAGGCACCTCCTGGCTGAGCCCATCATCCGGGTTCAACCTCCCTCCCCGGTGCCCCCTGGAGCTGACGACAGTGACTCCAGCGATGACGAGTCGGTCTTTCATCCCATCCCGACGAAAAAGTACACCTTtaagatgaaggaggagggagagaagcgtCTGAAGGCCAAAAAGTCTGAAAAGAACGTGACTCAGAAGGAGTCTGCCGTCAATGGCGTTGTGAAGGGAGAAGATGTGGACTTTGAGCAAAACGGCAACGACCAGTCAATCACTGACTGCTCCATAGCAACGACCGCTGAGTTTTCCCATGACACGGACGCCACCGAGATAGACTCCCTCGATGGATACGACCTTCAGGATGAGGATGACGGGATGAGTGAACAAGACCCCAAAAGCTCCAGCCTATCCATGGACGGTAAAAACACAGACCGTTCCTTCAACCAGTCAAAGCTGGAGGTcatagaggaggagaaaacaccGTGCGAAGAAGGCGGGGGAGAGAACGCAAAGTCGAAAAGCTCCGAAAACAACGAGAACGAGGAAAGGGATTACACCCTGGAGGGAAGACATCCTGAGAGACTCACTCAAACTGAGAACTACTTTGGGTACCAACTAGAAGAGGAGCTCAACTCCACCTTCAAAACCGTGGCCACCAAAGGCTTAGACTTTGACCCTTGGTCCACCAAAGGGTCAGAGGATGGCGTGTACGAAGCCAAAGCAAAAGATGAAGATCCTAAGCCTTTTGGCCTATCGGTGGAGGACAAGTCTCAGGCCACCACACCAGACACGACCCCCGCTCGAACCCCTACTGACGAGAGCACTCCTACGAGCGAGCCTAACCCCTTTCCCTTCCACGAGGGGAAGATGTTTGAGATGACCCGCAGTGGTGCAATTGACATGAGCAAGCGGGACTTTGTTGAAGAGAGGCTTCAGTTTTTTCAGATTGGTGAGCATTCCTCTGATGGGAAATCAGGGGACAAGGGGAAATTGGGCCAGAGCCCTGGGGTAGTAGCTACCCCCCAGTCAAAAACAGGGGAGAGGGCGGGCGAGGTGACGATAGACACCACAGACAGCACACCAGCAAAGTGCAGCCCTGCACAGACTGACACTGGTACTGGCTGTCCTGATGTCCTCTCTGGTGACCCGGTAGCCGAGACCACCTCTTCGTGCACGATCACGGCCTCTAAAGTTGACCCCAAATTACGCACCCCCATTAAGATGGGCATAGCAGTCTCCATAACTGTGAAAAAAGACTCAGGGGAGCTCCCAGATGGTAAAGCGGAGCTGACGGAGAGTCACATGCCAGAGTACGTTAGTATAAATAGTCAGCTGGGGGAGAATAAGACCAGCAGACACGCAGACCCAAAGATGTCGGACACAAGAGATTACCCTGCAGAGAACTGCAATAACAACAATAACCTAGAGTCTTCTAGCATCCAGGCTAACTATATCCAGTGTGGTAGTGTTGTGtttaatttgcagtcatccTCCGAGCCCACCCTTCAGAAAGCCAGCAGGATCGAAACCTTGTTCTGCAGGGACTCGGCAGATAGAGACAGCGGTAGTGGTCAGAGTGAGCAGAGAAAGGCCGAAGCTAGTCAGGAGGCAGACGTGAGGCAGCCCAAGTCTAGACTACCAGTCAAAGCGTCAGGATGGTCGTTTCACACGCAGGGCACAGCCATAGGGAAGCAAAAGCCCAGACAAGTGGTGAAGGCAGAGGTCAGGAAGAGACCAGAACCTGCTGTAGCCAAGGTGGAGCCGAGGTCTAGAATACCAATCAAAGATGTTAAACGAAGCAGTGCCAGCAGCTCTCCTATATCAGTCCAGGTCACGCCTCAGTCTGCGAGGGTGGGGTCAGGCAGAGTAGCCATTCAGCTGCCCTCCAGGCTGCCACTGAAAGACAGGCCACAAGTCAGCGTCACAGGTGAGATgtcagggggcagggagaaccCTAGCGAGGTATGTAAGCGCACCATCGAGTACTTTAAAGGGATTAGTGGGGAGACCCTAAAGCTGGCCGACCGTCTGTCAGACgaggagaaaaaaacagaaCAGTCGGAGGAAGACAGCACCTCCCGGAGCACCTCTCTGTCGGacgcctcctcccagccctcccgcTCATCCAGGTCTGGTAGAGGCTCGAGGGCTgaggccggggccggggcctTAAGGGCAAAGGTGGACAGGGCCTCCGGCagtgagaggagcaggaggagtaggCGGACTGGTGGGAAGGAGGGCAGTCAGGGTGCGGCGCCTCGGGCGCCCCCCGTCGCGGAGATCAAGCCTAGTTTGTAAAACTTTCACACTTGTTCAAAAATTCCTTTAGTTGCATGACGTCGTTGTGATTGATTGCCTGTGgcgtgtttttttctgtattattCTCTTCAAACAGTAGCTGTCATTTTTAAATGTCATTTGTCATCTCTGTACTGTGAACTGTACTGTCTTCGTCAGACCCTATTCTCCCCCCTACCCACCCCTTACTCccacccccccgacccccccccccccctgatcgTACCAGCATGCCAGAGTAGTGACTGGGGCACTGGCACAGCCGGTCTCCTGTTGACGACTccagagtctgtctgtctgtctgtctttctgtgcagGGTGGCTACTGAACAAATCAGAGCAATTCTAAGTCTTGTTTTTAGTTCCATGGTCCAGTTGTGTCACCGAGCTCATAAGTGTCAGCAAGAACAAAGAGGTCGTACCGCATGTCAAGTCATCTCTCATCTAGAACCTGTGAATCCACTGTAGCAACCTGAGAGTACAGGACTCAACCCCATGTTTTTTAACtcattcttttgttttgttttgttgtggttCTTATGACAGTTACTGCCTGCTTAGAGGATACATATTCACAAACTTTCACAGAGCACCACTGTCGAAATTAATACACTCTAGTCTGCCATAACGTGTTTAGTCTCTCATTCCTTTTCTTGCCATTCTGGGAAGGTCTTTAACGCAGCATCTATCAGACACTCGGTGCGAGTCATCGCACACTGCTGCCACCTGCAGTAGGCATCCAAATAAATATCCTCAAACACAACAGAGGACAGGACACAAGACATTTACGATATTTCTACCCCAttcggagaaaaaaaaaactacaacccAAGTTTGGCCAGAAAAGGAACCTTTCTTGTTTAACTACTATTTCAGTCTACAGAGGATGACTGGCTGAGTGGActaacccttctctcctccctccaggtccTCAGAGTCCGTGCGAGCGGACGGACCTGCGGATGGCCATCGTGGCTGACCACCTGGGCCTCAGTTGGACTGGTGAGTCTCGTCCTGCCTCTTCATTTGACCCGTTTTGAATGATCAcgaatgatatatatatacagatccAGCACAAAATTTGTCTCATTTTGTGAGTAAACAGTGCCCTCTATGGGATAgtgtgaacgttatttacaa
This DNA window, taken from Osmerus eperlanus chromosome 6, fOsmEpe2.1, whole genome shotgun sequence, encodes the following:
- the ank3a gene encoding ankyrin-3 isoform X1, giving the protein MNVVLTDSTLSLFLVFLFLFRYFTFKFMLNLLIQETTDRSSPRTQPTGYAYKPVFSTRSYQAWSAVPVAVPGQARSGFGSPTSSSSNTPSASPLKSVWSITSASPIKSNLGGSPAKSVSDIASPIRSYRTISSPIKTVVQQAQYPVQVNPTLLYSPGKSAPDPVSVKGLAALSARTSPITTGGGAALLERSSIAMTPPASPKSSLNMYNSTLPYKAVIVGSGAASNSSSSPIKTVPGLSSVRSGAEPSSPSRGLFSSLSSPIKSNPPPSAAALINGTVSPTKYRSSSPTSLLPSSLQERIQATTNAATTSVNAAFEEVEKTFNSCSAGYGTLKSLSSSASSSYQSMRSSASSSLYASLRSPPNSTTTVTSSTMTVPVYSVMNVLPEPQFKKLPEVSKSAAALLSPRKTALPEANVQAQSSFARTLSPVKSPLFMSPAALKSTTSSPLSSSQEILKDVAEMKEDLIRMSAILQTETNSASKGFQSDSPKEAKIEDEEPFRIVEKVKQDLVKVSEILTKDTVKDGKAALTKSALEEAQFSRVPADPPASNWSYPPRYETVVPQIKAKTLPDREFSLGKDLKLRSEEGRRDGEEKQKRVLKPAVAVQEHKLKMPPINMRSSASEKELCKLADVLFGPDVVLDSPDDILHDQDKSPLSDSGFETRSERTPSAPQSAEGMGPKALFQDIPPVITETRTEVVHVIRSYESPEDNKQPGIEDSRAVRYIDSEPKGHLNLNASTPDQNKCFQIKVSPEEDNMGKGMRVKEETHITTTTRMVYHKPPSKEAMSERCEETMSVHDIMKAFQSGRDPSRELAGLFEHKGGNEESSQRVLEDMNSKPKVERIIEVHIEKGNKTEPTEVIIRETSNHPEKEMYIYQGNGGGMRELTHRGDLDCSPRHEHEEPEESLPCYLESSRVHTPMSQEEDSRPSSAQLMADDSYKTLRLLSQQSVEYNDDESSELRGESYNFAEKMLLSEQLESSHSDTEEYLRDRSRFHSPDRSSHSECRSGGPRTEYVLRSSKNVSDKSGRMSNSDDNYDKLTLLQYSSEPGSPKQSVWMRVTDDRQAKNREKIIYEDRVDRTVKEAEEKLSEVSQFFRDKTEKLNDELSSPEKKSRRPDFRETRSGPSSTHSSPERSTYRNSGEDWSRDRFRDRFGTNDRKCASLPSSPERRVLLQYDDSDKSKQGDSTSQGSTGEAPKPFQMSSSKVSAVRLKFEQEAQKQDINPKWGQNSNPPVRKLQESKLPVYQVFAGSNLPQTPDSPGIQRRGLDSDSRGQTPSGNRYMSSSPKHTTNGKEQEEINILKTWESQGNGNYKSQPTKLSHILVPDTVKEGNGAESLREQCFKEGMSSKEETTQKIIYTELVVRESPSSSDGRNVSLKKNSESQIPVRIPSGFLENHQSTSLKLDPSVKLGDRAGSHIPTLARNRLHSGSEAIKSTNVSSIGKSADSLSSVVCNGVDSDQVEYLDQVTPVVVTEGFKDIKPLPVYVSIQVGKQYEKETATGQLGTYKKIVSHESRTVHETRGGFHSVKQQPASPHGSPEDDTLEQVTFMDSSGKSPVTPETPSSEEVSLASRTPDSVIGFMPGMPSPIPEESEEEDGKTFIYKESPQEKAKPVSSEPPNKKQEAGQRTKEKRVAYIEFPPPPPLEAEHSDPEKRGSCASSEAETEMMEVNLQEEHDRHLLAEPIIRVQPPSPVPPGADDSDSSDDESVFHPIPTKKYTFKMKEEGEKRLKAKKSEKNVTQKESAVNGVVKGEDVDFEQNGNDQSITDCSIATTAEFSHDTDATEIDSLDGYDLQDEDDGMSEQDPKSSSLSMDGKNTDRSFNQSKLEVIEEEKTPCEEGGGENAKSKSSENNENEERDYTLEGRHPERLTQTENYFGYQLEEELNSTFKTVATKGLDFDPWSTKGSEDGVYEAKAKDEDPKPFGLSVEDKSQATTPDTTPARTPTDESTPTSEPNPFPFHEGKMFEMTRSGAIDMSKRDFVEERLQFFQIGEHSSDGKSGDKGKLGQSPGVVATPQSKTGERAGEVTIDTTDSTPAKCSPAQTDTGTGCPDVLSGDPVAETTSSCTITASKVDPKLRTPIKMGIAVSITVKKDSGELPDGKAELTESHMPEYVSINSQLGENKTSRHADPKMSDTRDYPAENCNNNNNLESSSIQANYIQCGSVVFNLQSSSEPTLQKASRIETLFCRDSADRDSGSGQSEQRKAEASQEADVRQPKSRLPVKASGWSFHTQGTAIGKQKPRQVVKAEVRKRPEPAVAKVEPRSRIPIKDVKRSSASSSPISVQVTPQSARVGSGRVAIQLPSRLPLKDRPQVSVTGEMSGGRENPSEVCKRTIEYFKGISGETLKLADRLSDEEKKTEQSEEDSTSRSTSLSDASSQPSRSSRSGRGSRAEAGAGALRAKVDRASGSERSRRSRRTGGKEGSQGAAPRAPPVAEIKPSPQSPCERTDLRMAIVADHLGLSWTELAREMNFSVDEINHIRVENPNSLTAQSFMLLKKWVSRDGKNATTDALTAVLTKVNRMDIVTLLEGPIFDYGNISGTRSFADDSAVYRDQADDYHSILAELQSPVTLGSESTFMELHPDLPTPTPTPSPTIHHTPDEFLPDSAPLDLTKHQPWDDEMGLSVDLESPPRSPPRPCELALSFPVFDPTALSDAAMDVEGQVPLQHAEKITKVEVKLNHCQKSFPSTEEIEAEEEIALPTMPSLSPPSCEQGQEQETRTTESGNGGEKGELDREVGVSGGGEREKDREENSVREMEEVTEKDSGDAVEGGMLEGEEGCTVAPEVHKIEEVLDIVSEKWDMMEDSGEAKQDEQMGTSEGEKELEECAEKIEKRNSGLQEAEGLQERDRIAEDGGEAKLSLQSSGEDGGEAKLSLQSSGEDGGEAKLSLQSWAEAVEEDRESGSSEEEEDRDEMTEDKIKSLLEDVKLEGAEEEEEGEEMTEARVQEILRQVQQAEKQLCSNVPGWNSESSSVNVEPPTPGRSVSSDLLDRQENSQENSSDSVTSSSRAESGRTRHNGNHSEPSSQDTSLPAPQDSANGRAGLGKEEGTLVSENKVQQRVNLESGSDEEQIITTRVFRRRVILKGEQAMHVPGESMTEEQYTDDDGNLITRKVIRKVIRRAATPTPEDQGGEWGRRGHGEPWAAPSFQEEESEPGEGARSSRRKEDRRSGEKTLHS